From the genome of Tsukamurella pulmonis:
GCCCCCGCCGTGCTCATCGGTGAGATCCTGGCCGCCACCAGTCGCATCCGTGTGGGCTCCGCGGCGGTGCTCATCGGCTTCACCACGGCCCCGGCCGTCGCCGACGCCTTCGGCGTGCTCGCGGCACTGCACCCCGGCCGCGTGGACATCGGCCTCGGCCGTACCGGCCAACGCCTGCGCACGCCGCCGGCCGGAGCGCCCGCACCCAATCCGGCGATCGTCGCGGGCTACGAGCAGCTCTACCACCCGAACGCCGAGCCGCCGAGCTACACCCAGCAGGTCGACGACGTGCTCGCGCTGATCGGCGGCACGTTCTCCGCCGACGGGCACGCCCTGCGATCCCCGGTCGCCGAGGCGGCGACCGAGGCGCCCGTATGGATCTTCGGCAGCAGCGCGGGTGAGAGCGCCCGGCTCGCCGGTGCCCGCGGACTGCCCTTCGTCGCGAACTACCACGTCAGCCCCGCGACCACGGTCGAGGCGGCGCAGGCGTACCGCGAGGCCTTCCGGCCCTCCGAGCGACTCGCCGCACCCCACCTGGTGGTGAGCGCCGACGTCGTGGTGGGCGAGAGCGACACCCAGGCCCGCGAGCTGGCGGCGGGATTTCCAGCGTGGGTGCATTCGATCCGCTACGGCACCGGCGCGATCGCCTACCCGCATGACAGCGCGACGCTCACCGACGCGCAACGGGCCCGGGTCGCCGACCGCACCGACACCCAGTTCGTCGGCGAGCCCGGCCGCGTCGCCGACGGACTCCGGGCACTCGTCGAGCGCACCGGCGCCGATGAGCTCGTGATCACATCGGTGACGCACGATCACGCCGCGCGCCTGCGCAGCCACGAACTCCTGGCCAAGGAATGGGGACTGTTGTGACGGATCGCTTCTCCGATGTCCCGGTGCGGGAGGGCGCGCAGCGCAAGCCGATCCACCTGGCCGCGCACTTCCCGGGCGTGAACCACAACACCGTGTGGTCGGACCCCGCGGCGCGCAGCCAAGTGGACTTCGAGTCGTTCGTACACCTCGCACGGGTCGCCGAGCGCGCGAAGTTCGACTTCTTCTTCCTCGCCGAGGGGCTGCGGCTGCGCGAGCACCTCGGGCGCATCCACGACCTCGACGTCGTCGGCCGCCCGGACACGTTCACGGTGCTCTCGGCGCTGGCCGCGGTCACCGAGCGGATCGGCCTGGCCGGCACCATCAACACGACCTTCAACGAGCCCTTCGACGTGGCGCGGCAGTTCGCGACGCTCGATCACCTCAGTGCCGGGCGTGCGGCGTGGAACATGGTCACCAGCTCGGACGCCTTCACCGGGGAGAACTTCCGGCGCGGTGGCTTCCTCGCGCACGCCGACCGGTACCGCCGGGCCGACGAGTTCATCACCGTCGCACGGAAGTTCTGGGACGGATGGGGGCGCGGCGAAGTGGTGCACCACGGCGCGCAGTTCGACGTCCGCGGCGACGCACCCCTGCCGCCGTCTCCGCAGGGGCATCCGGTCCTGTTGCAGGCGGGTGACTCCGGTGAGGGGCGGGACTTCGCCGCCGCGCAGGCCGATGCGATCTTCACCCGCCACGGCTCCCTCGACAGCGGTCGCACCTTCTACGCCGACGTCAAACGCCGTGCCGCCGATCGCGGCCGGAATCCGGAGCACCTCAAGGTGTTCCCCGGCGCCGCGGCCGTCATCGGCGATACGCCCGACGAGGCGCGGGAGAAGGCGCGCGACATCCGTCGGCGCCAGGTGAGCCCGCAGACCGCGCTCAACTTCCTCGAACAGGTCTGGGGACGCGAGCTGCAGTCCTTCGACCCCGACGGTCCGCTGCCCGACGTGGATCCGGTCTACGACGCCCCGGCGGTCAAGGGCCGGGTGCTGCATGCCGATCCGCGGGAGATCGTCGCCGCCTATCGATCCCGCGCCGAGGCCGGTGGTCTGTCGATCCGCGAGCTGGTGATCGAGCTCAACACCCGGCCGCAGTTCGTGGGCACGGCGCAGCAGGTGGCCGACGAGATCGACACCTTCATCCAGGCCGACGCCGCGGACGGCTTCATCCTGGTGCCGCACCTGACACCGACCGGTCTCGACGAGTTCATCGACGGTGTCGTCCCGCTGCTCCAGGAGCGCGGCGCCTTCCGCACCGAATACGAGGGCACGACGCTCCGGGAGCACCTCGGACTGCCGATTCCGGGGGACGCCGAGGGCGCCCGCCGGGTCGGTTAGGCCGTCTTCACCGGTTCCGTCCGCGCACCCGCGGCGAACGGGCTACGGTGCGGCCATGAGCCGAGCGATGCGCCCCGATCTGTCCGGTGTCGACCCCCTCGTGGTCAACCTCACCCACCGCGTGTGCCTGGGCGATCTGCCCACGCGCGGCGCCCGTTCCTTCGGTGATCGGGTCGCGCTGGTCGACGGTGACCACTCGGTCACCTACCGGCAACTCGAGAGCCGCGCCAACGCCGTTGCCCGTGGCTTGCAGGCGCGCGGCTACCAGCGCGGGGACGCCCTGGCGCTGCAGATGCAGAACCGCTGGGAATTCGTGGTCTCGGTGTTCGCGTGCGCCAAGCTCGGCGTGGTGGCGATGCCGCTGAACCTGCTGCTCGCCCCCGGCGACGTGGCGTACCAGCTCGGGGACAGCGGGGTGCGCGGCATCATCACCGAGGACGTCTTCACGCCCGCCCTGACCGCGGCGCTCGGCGCCGCCGACCACGAGGTGGGGGAGGTCTTCGTGGTCGCCAACGCCGACGGCGCGATCCCGCCGGAGGTGGGCGGCGTCCCGTCGATCGCCTTCACCGACCTCGCCGATGCCGACGACGCCGTGGTGGAGACCATCGTCGAGGACCGCGACATCCTGCACTGCCTCTACACCTCCGGCACCACCGCCCGGCCGAAGGGCGTGGTCACCAGCCATGTCGCGGTGCACATCTCAGCCCTGTCGTCCGCATTGGGTCTGGGCCTGCGGCCCGACGTGCAACCCGTGATCCAGCCGATCGCGCTGCCGCTCTTCCACGTCACCGCACTCGACGCACTGCTCATGCCGACGCTCATCACCGGCGGGACCGCGGTGCTGCTGCGGGGATTCGACCCCGAGAAGCTGGCGCGCGCCTTCGTCGACCACCGGGTCACCCACATCACCCTGCTGCCGATGATGTGGGCGGCGTTGTTGGCCCGCCCGGAACTGAACGACGAGAACACCTCGTCGCTGGTGGCGGGCATGTACGCGATGGCGCCCATGCCCGCCGAGCTGCTGTCCGCACTGCGCTCCCGGTTCGCCTCGGCCGCGATCATTCTCGGCTCCGGCCAGACCGAGACCACCCCCGCCTCCGAGCTGCAGTGGGCGGGGCATCAGGGCGTCAAGGACGATTCCTGGGGGCCGGCCACCGTCTCCACCGACATCGCGATCATGGGAGACGACGGCGCCCTGCTCCCGCACGGCGAGATCGGCGAGATCGTCTACCGGGCACCGCAGCTCATGGAGGGCTACTGGAACAACGCGGCCGCGAACGCAGAGGCCTTCGCGCACGGCTGGTTCCACGGCGGCGACATCGGCTACCTCGACGACGAGGGCGTCGTCTACTTCACCGACCGCGCCAAGGACATCATCAAGTCCGGTGGTGAGAACGTCTCCTCGGTGGAGGTCGAGCGGGTACTGCTCGGGCACGACATCGTCGCGGAGGTCGCGGTCGTCGGCACCCCGCACGAGCGCTGGGGCGAGGCCGTGACCGCGTTCGTCGTGACCACCCCGGCGGGGGAGCCCGACGGGGAGGCGCTGCTCGAGTACGCCCGCCAGAACCTCGCGGGATTCAAGGCGCCCAAGGAGATCGTCTTCGTCGAGGCCCTCCCGAAGACCGCGACCGGCAAGATCCAGAAGAACCTCGTCCGGACGCTGCGCGAGACCCGGACCTAGGCCGCCGAGGACAGCGCCGGCAGTAGCCCGCGCGCGTCGGTGAGGATCTGCTCGTAGTCGCGGACGTCGAACTCGTAGGGCAGTTCGAGCCGGAACTCGGTGACGGGCCCGGAATCCGGGGTGAACGCGGGGTCGGCGGCCAGCCGCTCGGCGATCTCCGCGATCGGCCCCACGAGATCCTCGGCGAACAGGGTGCGCTTCTCGCCGTGCGCCGCGAGCGTGCGGTCGTAGCGGGACCGGGCGTACTCCCGGTACCGCGCGGCGGTGGCCCGGTCGGCGCTGTCCGTCGGCACGATCACCCGGCCGACCGCGACCCGCTTGCCGGTTCCGCCCGCGGCGCGGAAGGCGTCGATCAGGGTGGCCTGGACCGTGCCGAAGTCGTCGGAGTCGATGCCGGCCGCGGAGACGATGTTGCCGGTCAGCAGGTGCAGGCCGGCCTCGCCGGTCCACCGCGCCGAACCGAGCGATGTTCCGCCGTACCAGGAGCGGTCCGCCAGCTCCGGGCTGTGCGGCTGCAGCCGGGGGCGCTGCACGTTGCCCGGCGACTCGATCCGGGTCTCCTCGTCGCCGAGGTACGCGCCGCGCAGGTGCTCGACCGTGCGCGCCACCCGCGCGTGCCCGGTCTCGGTCGGGCGGTGCTCGAAGACGAGATCCTCGAGCAGGTCGGCGTGCGGCTTGCCGGTGGAGAACCCGGCCTGGATCCGCCCGCGGGAGAGGGCGTCCGCGAGCGAAAGATCCTCCGCGAGCCGGAACGGGTTCTCGTAGCCGATCGGGATGACGGCCGTGCCCAGCTCGATGGTCGCGGTGCGCTGGGAGGCCGCTCCGAGGAAGACGGCGGCGGAGGAGATCCCGTGCTCCAGGTGGCGTTGGCGCACCCAGGCACCGCGATAGCCGAGGCGTTCGCCGAACTCGATGAGCCGCAGCGTGTCCTCGAGTCCGGAGGCGGGATCGTCGTCGGCGTAGTTGCCGGGGGTGAGGAAGGCCAGCGATGCGATCGTCACGTCAGAACCCCGCGGCCGGGTTGATCTCGGACTTCGGCAGCGCCGAGGTCGGGACGTTCCACTTCTCGAACAGCTTCTGGTACTCGCCGCGCGCGATGAGCGTGTTGATCGCCTGCGTGATCGCGGGCGCGATGGGGGAGCCCTTCGCGGTGACGAAACCGACGACGGTCGTGGAGTACTCGCCGAGGAACTTCGTGCCCGGCACCTTGTCCACCAGGTAGCGCAGCGAGAGCGTCGGCCCGAAGTAGGCGTCCACCTTGTTGTTCTGCAGGCTCAGGATGACGGCGCCCTGATCGTCGAGGTACTGCACCGTGTACGCGCGCTTGCCCTTCGCCGTGCACTGCTGCGTCCCCTTCTCCAGGATCTGTTGGAAGGTGGTGCCCGAGCCGGTGACGATCCGCTTACCGCACAGGTCCTCGAGCGTCTTCACGTTCGTCAGGCCGGAGTTCGAGGAGCCGACGAAGGACTGGCCGTCGTTGAGGTACGTCGCGAAGTCGACGATCTCCAGCCGGGGCTTGGTGACACCGAAGTTGCCCTGCCCCACCTGGTACCGGCCGTTCTGCACGCCGGGGATGATGGTGGAGAACGTGCCGATCTCCTGCTTCCACGTCACGCCGAGTGCCCTCGCGACGGCGTTGCGCAGGTCCACGTCGAGGCCCACCGGGTTGCCGTCCGGGACCTCGCCGCCGTGCGGAAGATTGTTGATGCCGGGCTGCCGGGTGAGCCCGAGCGTCAGTTCCTTCGTGCCGGCCGGAAGCAGTGCCTGGGCGGTGGGATCCGCGGCCACGGACGAGACCACGTCCTGCGTCGGGATCGGGTAGCTCGAGCTCTCCGCGGCGGGATCGGACGAGCCGCCGCACGCCGCGAGAACGGTCGCGGCGGCGATCAGGGGCAGGGCGAGCAGGGCGCGGCTGCGCATGGGGTCTCCTTGGACTCGGGTCTGGCGGGGGACTAGCAGGGGATCAGCGCACGGCCGCGAGGAATTCGCGGGTGCGGGGGTGCTCGGCGTCGGCGAAGATCGCCTCGGGACGGCCGGTCTCGACGATGCGGCCGTCGTCCATGAACACGACGGTGTCGGCGACGTCCCGTGCGAAGCCGATCTCGTGGGTCACCACGAGCAGCGTCATGCCGGACTCGGCGAGATCACGGATCACCGCCAGCACCTCGCCGACGAGCTCGGGGTCGAGCGCCGAGGTGGGCTCGTCGAAGAGCACGACGTCGGGGCGCATCGCCAGCGTGCGGGCGATCGCGACGCGCTGCTGCTGGCCGCCGGAGAGCTGCGAGGGGTAGGCCTTCTCGCGTCCGGCGAGCCCCACCCGGGCGAGCAGCTCGCGCCCGCGCTCGGCGGCCTCAGCGGGTGGGACGCCGGTGGCGAGCTGTCCCTCGGTGATGTTCTCCAGCACCGTGAGATGCGGGAACAGGTTGAACTGCTGGAAGACCATGCCGATCCGTCGGCGCTGCCGGGCCACGTCGCGCGGGTGCAGTTCGCGCAGCACGGCGGCGTCGCCCCTGTGCCCGGCGGCGCGGTAGCCGATCAGGTCACCGTCGACCCGCACGTATCCGGCGTCCGGGCGTTCGAGGTGGTTGATGCACCGCAGGAGCGTCGACTTCCCGGAGCCCGACGGGCCGAGGATGATCGCCACCTCGCCGGGGGCGACGTCGAGATCGACGCCGCGCAGCACCTCGTTGCCGCCGAAGGACTTGCGCAGTCCGCGGATCTCGATGGCGCTCATCGGTGCGCGCCCGCCGTGCGGAGGGTGCGGGGGAGCCGCGGCCGCAGGCGCGCCGCGTCGGCGAGGATCTCGCGGAAGGGGCGGGCGTCCCGTCGACCCCGGTTGAAGCGGCGCTCGACGAAGTACTGGCCCACGGCCAGGACCGAGGTGATCACGATGTACCAGATGGTCGCGACCAGCAGCAGCGGCATGACCTTGAAGTTCTGGTTGTAGACCAGCTGCACCGAGTACAGCAGGTCGGTCACCGCGATGACGCTGACCAGGGACGTCGACTTCAGCAGCCCGATCAGCAGGTTGCCGGACGCCGGGATGATCGCGGGCATCGCCTGCGGGAGAACGATGCGGCGGAAGATGCGGCGCGGACTCAGGCCCAGGGACCGCGCGGCCTCCGTCTGTCCGGGATCGACGGAGACCAGCCCGCCGCGCACGATCTCCGCGGCGAACGCGGCCACGTCGATGGTGAGCGCGATGAACGCCGCGACCAGCGCGGAGATCAGGTGGGTGGTGTTGACGGTGACGAACTCAGGGCCGAACGGGATACCCAGCGACAGTTGCGGGTACAGCGAGGCGAGCTGGAACCAGAACAGCAGCAGCACCAGCGGCGGGACGGAGCGCACGATCCACACGAAGCCGAACGAGACCGCCTGGAGCACCGGCCCGCCCCACAGCCGCATCGCCGCCAGGCCGATGCCGAGGACGAAACCGGCGGCGAAGGTCACCGCGGTCAGCCACAGCGTGAGCCACAGCCCCCGGAGCACCGACTCCTGCGTGAAGTAGCGCGCGACCGTGGGCCATTCGAAGCGCTCATTGGTCAGCAGGGTGTGCACGAGCATCGCGCCGAGCACCGCCACCACGGCCGCCGCCGCCCATCGGCCGGGCCGTCGTCGCGGCACGAGGCGCACCGCGTCCGGATGCTCGCCCGCGGCGGGGGCCACCCCGGCGCTCGCCGGGGAGAGAATCGTTGTCGCCATGATGGTCGACCGTAAGTCGTTGGCGCGCAGAGCAGAAGGTTTTCAATCGTCCTGACCGGAGGCGACGATCCCGGAATCGAACGCGTAGCGGACGGCGTGTGCCCGGTCCCGGAGCTGCGCCTTCGCGAACAGATTGTTGATGTGCGTCTTGACCGTCGACTCGCTGACGAACAGTCGCGCGGCGATGTCGCGATTGGTGAGGCCGTCGGCGATCAGCCGCAGCACCTCGCTCTCACGGGGCGTGAGGTCCGCGGGCGGCACCGCCGCGGGCTCCGACGGTGCCGGACGCGCCGCGCCGCGCCCCGTCGCCGAGGTGAGTAACCGCTGCTGCACGACCGGATCGAGCACGGACTGCCCGGCGGCGGCGGCCACGATCGCGGCGGCGATCTCGGCGCGGCCCGCGTTCTTGGTCAGATACCCGCGGGCGCCGGCCTGGAGCCCCTGCAGGATCGATTCCTCGTCGTCGAAGGTCGTCAGCAGGACGACCGCTGTGTCCGGCGCATCGGCGAGGACCCGGGCCGTGGCCCCGGCACCGTCGAGGTTGGGCATCCGCAGGTCGGTCAGCAGCACGTCGGGGCGGTGTTCGCGGACCAGCGCGACGGCCTCGACCCCGTCGGCGGCGGCGCCGACCACGGCGATCCCGGGCGTGAGATCGAGCATCGCCGCGAGTGCCTCGCGGACCGCGGCCTGATCGTCGGCCACGACCACGCGGACCTCGTCCGCACGGGGCGCGTCCTGCTCGGCGTCACTCATTCACAGCTCCTTGATCGGGTCGGACGAACGGGGCAGGGACAGCCGGACGCGCCAGCCGCCGTCCGCCGTGGGCCCGGCGTGCACGGTGCCGCCCGCCTCGGCGGCGCGCTCGCGCATGCCGATGAGCCCCATGCCGGAGCCCCGGGCCCCGCTCGCCGCACCGCGACCGTTGGTCACGGTCAGCTCGGTGCCGTCGGTGATCGGGACGAGGCGCACCGTGACGGGCGCGCCCCCGGCGTACCGTCGGGCGTTCGTGATGGCCTCCTGGGCCACCCCCAGGACGGCGCGGCTCTGCGCGTCCGTGACGTCGACCGGCCGGGTCTGCACGGATTCCTCGGGGCCGTTCGCGAGGGCGGCCAGCGCGGTCGGCAGGTCGACGGTGTCCTCACGCAGGGCGTGGACGGCGCCGCGGGCCTCGGTGACCCCGTTCGCGATGGCGCCGCGGGCGCGCTGCACGGCGGCGCGGGCGTCGCCGGGGCGGTCGGCCTCGAGCAGGGCGTCGGCGAGCTCGAGCTGCATCCCTGCGCCGGAGAGGGTGTGGGCGAGCACGTCGTGCAGGTCGCGGGCGATGCGGGCGCGCTCGGCGAGCGCACTACTGCGGGCCTCGGACTCGGCGGTGAGGCGGGACTGCTCCACGAGTTGTTCGAGCGCCCGGGTGCGCTCGCTGCGGCTGCGTCCGGCGATCCCGGCCCAGACCGTCGCGATGACGGACACGCCGATCCAGATGGCGTTGAAGTCGGTGCGGCCCGTCAGCGCCGCCGTCGCGGTCACGCTGCCGCCCGCGAGAACGGCGAGCGGAACCGCGATGCGGGAGGGGTGGACGGCGCCGAAATGGACCGTCGAGACATAGAGCACGACGCCGAGCCCCGCGTTCGGCTCGATCGCGAACAGCGCGCCCGCGGCGACTGCGGTGATCGCGTCGACGGCGATGCGCAGCGGCTCGGGGAGCCGGTCCTCGGGGACCCAGCGGACCGCGACGCCGGCGGCGACGAGAGCGAACAGGGCGGCGGTCCACGGCGAATGCCGGTGGAAGTCGAGGGTCGCACCTGCGACCACGACGCCCACCGCCGCGATGACGAGCGTGAGCCTCGTCCGGATGCCGTCCAGCACCCGGCAATGATGGCACGCGATCGTGCGCGGTGCTACGGACCGCCCGGTGTCGGAACGGCGCGGCACGACACCCGACCGGCGGGCGGAGTGCGCAGCGCGTCGGTGGTAGTGGGAAAATGGCTCCCATGTCTACGTCATCGATGTCCAGTGCCGCCGCCGACCTGACGGTGCACTCGATCATCGATGCCCGTGCGCGGCTCGCCGGGGTGGTGTCGGTGAGCCCGCTGCAGCACTGCGAGCGGCTCTCCGCGCTGACCGGCGCCAAGGTCTACCTCAAGCGCGAGGACCTGCAGGTCGTGCGCTCGTACAAGATCCGCGGCGCCTACAACCTGATGGCCCAGCTCACCGACGCCGAGAAGGCGGCCGGCGTGGTGGCCGCCTCGGCCGGCAACCACGCCCAGGGCGTCGCCTTCGCGTGCCGCGCCATGGAGGTGCACGGGCGCATCTACGTGCCCACCACCACGCCCAAGCAGAAGCGCGACCGCATCCGCGCGCACGGCGGCCGGTACGTGGAGCTGATCGCCACCGGCGAGACCTACGACGCCGCGGCCGCCGCCGCGCAGGCCGACGTCGCGTCCACGGGCGCCACCTGGGTGCACGCCTTCGACGACCCCCGCACCACCGCCGGGCAGGGCACCATCGGCGTCGAACTGGTCGAGCAGCTCGGCGGCGTCCCCGACGTCACCGTCATGCCCGTCGGCGGCGCCGGCTGCTTCGCCGGCGTCACCCGGTACCTGCGTTCGCAGTCGCCGTCCGCGACGATCGTCGGCGCCGAGCCCGCGGGCGCGCCGTCGCTCGCCCGCGCCCTCGAGAACGGTGGCCCGATCGACCTGCCCACCATCGACCCCTTCGTCGACGGTGCCGCCGTCAAGAAGATCGGCGGCATCGGCTACGACGTGGCCGTCTCCGAGGGCGCGCGGGTGTGGCCCGCGCACGAGGTGCGCGACGTGGCCGCCGCCGAGCTCGGCATCGTCGAGGTGGACGAGGGCGCGATCTGCACCGCGATGCTGGATCTCTACCAGAACGAGGGCGTCATCGCGGAGCCCGCGGGGGCGCTGTCGGTCGCCGCGCTGGGGCAGCTGCGGCTTGAGCCCGGTTCGACGGTCGTGTGCCTGCTCTCCGGCGGGAACAACGACGTCTCGCGCTACAACGAGGTGATCGAGCGCTCCCTGGTGCACCAGGGTCTTAAGCACTACTTCCTCGTCGCCTTCCCGCAGGAGCCCGGCGCCCTGCGCCGCTTTCTCGACGAGGTCCTCGGCCCCGACGACGACGTGACCCTGTTCGAGTACGTCAAGCGCAACAACCGCGACACCGGCGAGGCGCTCGTGGGCATCGAGCTCGGCACCGCCGGTGATCTCGGCGCCCTGCTGGAGCGGATGGACTCCTCGCGCCTGCACTGCGAGCGGCTCGAGCCCGGCTCGCCCGCCTACCGCTACCTGACCTGACGCACGCACGGACGACGCGAGGAGGCCCGTGATCCTCAACGATCTGGGAATCACCGTCGGCGAGGCGGCGGACGTCGTCCTCGCCACGGTCGGCATGTACGCGACGCTGCTGATCGTCGTGCGCATCCTCGGGCAGCGGGTGCTCGCCAGCATGTCCTCGTTCGATCTCGTGGCCGTGATCGCGTTCGGATCGGTGATCGGTCGCGCGGCGTTGGGGGACATGCCGAGACTCGGGAGCGGCGTCGTCGCTCTGGTCACCCTGATCGTCATCCAGGCGATGCTGGGGCTCGCACGGCGCACCCGGTTCGGCGAGCGGTTGGTGACGAATCGGCCGGTTCTGCTCATGGCAGGGCCCGAGATCCTCGAGGACCGGCTCGCGAAGACGCACGTGTCGCGTTCGGATCTGCTCACCCACCTCCGACAGGCCGGAGTACGGGATCGCTCGGAGGTGGCGGCCGTCGTCCTGGAGTCGCGCGGCTCCCTGAGCGTGATCCGCGCCGGGGCCCCGATCGCGCCGGAGCTGCTCGACGGGGTGGTCGTTGCCGAGGCGATCACCGGGCGGGGGCGCGCCTGACCGAGGTCAGGCGACCGGAACGGCGGTCTGCTGCGCGCGGTGCGCGGCCACGCGCTGCTGGAGGAACCACTGCT
Proteins encoded in this window:
- a CDS encoding MsnO8 family LLM class oxidoreductase translates to MTGLNVLDLAPIPEGSSPSDALRNTLDLARRAEDWGYGRYWVAEHHFAHVASAAPAVLIGEILAATSRIRVGSAAVLIGFTTAPAVADAFGVLAALHPGRVDIGLGRTGQRLRTPPAGAPAPNPAIVAGYEQLYHPNAEPPSYTQQVDDVLALIGGTFSADGHALRSPVAEAATEAPVWIFGSSAGESARLAGARGLPFVANYHVSPATTVEAAQAYREAFRPSERLAAPHLVVSADVVVGESDTQARELAAGFPAWVHSIRYGTGAIAYPHDSATLTDAQRARVADRTDTQFVGEPGRVADGLRALVERTGADELVITSVTHDHAARLRSHELLAKEWGLL
- a CDS encoding LLM class flavin-dependent oxidoreductase — translated: MGTVVTDRFSDVPVREGAQRKPIHLAAHFPGVNHNTVWSDPAARSQVDFESFVHLARVAERAKFDFFFLAEGLRLREHLGRIHDLDVVGRPDTFTVLSALAAVTERIGLAGTINTTFNEPFDVARQFATLDHLSAGRAAWNMVTSSDAFTGENFRRGGFLAHADRYRRADEFITVARKFWDGWGRGEVVHHGAQFDVRGDAPLPPSPQGHPVLLQAGDSGEGRDFAAAQADAIFTRHGSLDSGRTFYADVKRRAADRGRNPEHLKVFPGAAAVIGDTPDEAREKARDIRRRQVSPQTALNFLEQVWGRELQSFDPDGPLPDVDPVYDAPAVKGRVLHADPREIVAAYRSRAEAGGLSIRELVIELNTRPQFVGTAQQVADEIDTFIQADAADGFILVPHLTPTGLDEFIDGVVPLLQERGAFRTEYEGTTLREHLGLPIPGDAEGARRVG
- a CDS encoding class I adenylate-forming enzyme family protein, which codes for MSRAMRPDLSGVDPLVVNLTHRVCLGDLPTRGARSFGDRVALVDGDHSVTYRQLESRANAVARGLQARGYQRGDALALQMQNRWEFVVSVFACAKLGVVAMPLNLLLAPGDVAYQLGDSGVRGIITEDVFTPALTAALGAADHEVGEVFVVANADGAIPPEVGGVPSIAFTDLADADDAVVETIVEDRDILHCLYTSGTTARPKGVVTSHVAVHISALSSALGLGLRPDVQPVIQPIALPLFHVTALDALLMPTLITGGTAVLLRGFDPEKLARAFVDHRVTHITLLPMMWAALLARPELNDENTSSLVAGMYAMAPMPAELLSALRSRFASAAIILGSGQTETTPASELQWAGHQGVKDDSWGPATVSTDIAIMGDDGALLPHGEIGEIVYRAPQLMEGYWNNAAANAEAFAHGWFHGGDIGYLDDEGVVYFTDRAKDIIKSGGENVSSVEVERVLLGHDIVAEVAVVGTPHERWGEAVTAFVVTTPAGEPDGEALLEYARQNLAGFKAPKEIVFVEALPKTATGKIQKNLVRTLRETRT
- a CDS encoding LLM class flavin-dependent oxidoreductase — its product is MTIASLAFLTPGNYADDDPASGLEDTLRLIEFGERLGYRGAWVRQRHLEHGISSAAVFLGAASQRTATIELGTAVIPIGYENPFRLAEDLSLADALSRGRIQAGFSTGKPHADLLEDLVFEHRPTETGHARVARTVEHLRGAYLGDEETRIESPGNVQRPRLQPHSPELADRSWYGGTSLGSARWTGEAGLHLLTGNIVSAAGIDSDDFGTVQATLIDAFRAAGGTGKRVAVGRVIVPTDSADRATAARYREYARSRYDRTLAAHGEKRTLFAEDLVGPIAEIAERLAADPAFTPDSGPVTEFRLELPYEFDVRDYEQILTDARGLLPALSSAA
- a CDS encoding ABC transporter substrate-binding protein, encoding MRSRALLALPLIAAATVLAACGGSSDPAAESSSYPIPTQDVVSSVAADPTAQALLPAGTKELTLGLTRQPGINNLPHGGEVPDGNPVGLDVDLRNAVARALGVTWKQEIGTFSTIIPGVQNGRYQVGQGNFGVTKPRLEIVDFATYLNDGQSFVGSSNSGLTNVKTLEDLCGKRIVTGSGTTFQQILEKGTQQCTAKGKRAYTVQYLDDQGAVILSLQNNKVDAYFGPTLSLRYLVDKVPGTKFLGEYSTTVVGFVTAKGSPIAPAITQAINTLIARGEYQKLFEKWNVPTSALPKSEINPAAGF
- a CDS encoding amino acid ABC transporter ATP-binding protein, whose protein sequence is MSAIEIRGLRKSFGGNEVLRGVDLDVAPGEVAIILGPSGSGKSTLLRCINHLERPDAGYVRVDGDLIGYRAAGHRGDAAVLRELHPRDVARQRRRIGMVFQQFNLFPHLTVLENITEGQLATGVPPAEAAERGRELLARVGLAGREKAYPSQLSGGQQQRVAIARTLAMRPDVVLFDEPTSALDPELVGEVLAVIRDLAESGMTLLVVTHEIGFARDVADTVVFMDDGRIVETGRPEAIFADAEHPRTREFLAAVR
- a CDS encoding amino acid ABC transporter permease; this encodes MATTILSPASAGVAPAAGEHPDAVRLVPRRRPGRWAAAAVVAVLGAMLVHTLLTNERFEWPTVARYFTQESVLRGLWLTLWLTAVTFAAGFVLGIGLAAMRLWGGPVLQAVSFGFVWIVRSVPPLVLLLFWFQLASLYPQLSLGIPFGPEFVTVNTTHLISALVAAFIALTIDVAAFAAEIVRGGLVSVDPGQTEAARSLGLSPRRIFRRIVLPQAMPAIIPASGNLLIGLLKSTSLVSVIAVTDLLYSVQLVYNQNFKVMPLLLVATIWYIVITSVLAVGQYFVERRFNRGRRDARPFREILADAARLRPRLPRTLRTAGAHR
- a CDS encoding response regulator transcription factor produces the protein MSDAEQDAPRADEVRVVVADDQAAVREALAAMLDLTPGIAVVGAAADGVEAVALVREHRPDVLLTDLRMPNLDGAGATARVLADAPDTAVVLLTTFDDEESILQGLQAGARGYLTKNAGRAEIAAAIVAAAAGQSVLDPVVQQRLLTSATGRGAARPAPSEPAAVPPADLTPRESEVLRLIADGLTNRDIAARLFVSESTVKTHINNLFAKAQLRDRAHAVRYAFDSGIVASGQDD
- a CDS encoding sensor histidine kinase, with the translated sequence MLDGIRTRLTLVIAAVGVVVAGATLDFHRHSPWTAALFALVAAGVAVRWVPEDRLPEPLRIAVDAITAVAAGALFAIEPNAGLGVVLYVSTVHFGAVHPSRIAVPLAVLAGGSVTATAALTGRTDFNAIWIGVSVIATVWAGIAGRSRSERTRALEQLVEQSRLTAESEARSSALAERARIARDLHDVLAHTLSGAGMQLELADALLEADRPGDARAAVQRARGAIANGVTEARGAVHALREDTVDLPTALAALANGPEESVQTRPVDVTDAQSRAVLGVAQEAITNARRYAGGAPVTVRLVPITDGTELTVTNGRGAASGARGSGMGLIGMRERAAEAGGTVHAGPTADGGWRVRLSLPRSSDPIKEL
- the ilvA gene encoding threonine ammonia-lyase IlvA, producing the protein MSTSSMSSAAADLTVHSIIDARARLAGVVSVSPLQHCERLSALTGAKVYLKREDLQVVRSYKIRGAYNLMAQLTDAEKAAGVVAASAGNHAQGVAFACRAMEVHGRIYVPTTTPKQKRDRIRAHGGRYVELIATGETYDAAAAAAQADVASTGATWVHAFDDPRTTAGQGTIGVELVEQLGGVPDVTVMPVGGAGCFAGVTRYLRSQSPSATIVGAEPAGAPSLARALENGGPIDLPTIDPFVDGAAVKKIGGIGYDVAVSEGARVWPAHEVRDVAAAELGIVEVDEGAICTAMLDLYQNEGVIAEPAGALSVAALGQLRLEPGSTVVCLLSGGNNDVSRYNEVIERSLVHQGLKHYFLVAFPQEPGALRRFLDEVLGPDDDVTLFEYVKRNNRDTGEALVGIELGTAGDLGALLERMDSSRLHCERLEPGSPAYRYLT